A window of Microcystis aeruginosa FD4 contains these coding sequences:
- a CDS encoding R3H domain-containing nucleic acid-binding protein: MLDPKKILEIKTANNRQNLLLLMPETLPSSRMPVTDDLNKLLAILPARIRSKIEEQPRQHQLIEVVMDLGRIPEARFPDGAIDLGDEPISKEEIQYSIARVGSFSGDNRAGIERTLHRISAIRNRDGEIIGLTCRIGRAVFGTITLINDLVETGKSLLLLGRPGVGKTTALREIARVLADDLNKRVVIIDTSNEIAGDGDIPHPAIGRARRMQVARPELQHQVMIEAVENHMPEVIVIDEIGTELEALAARTIAERGVQLVGTAHGNQLENLIKNPTLSDLVGGIQAVTLGDEEARRRGSQKTVLERKAPPTFDIAIEMLERQRWVIHEDVSTTIDQLLRGREAIAQIRWVDEQGKVQVTQEEPKPENLTPLRRNYLPEMDKPKGWRADGRMTPVARFGAGPLNRENDFDRLLEQSWLQEEPETEKVRVPGPNGEDWPVYVYPYGVSRAPIEQVVQALDLPIVLTKDLQGADAVLALRSHVKNQSKLRQIAKVRQIPIHGIKSNTLPQISRGLKRILGIDDPMNQEGADLRLFARGGSDDEIEALEEARLAVEQIVIPTGQPVELLPRSAKVRKMQHELVEHYRLQSDSFGEEPNRRIRIYPA; this comes from the coding sequence GTGTTAGACCCCAAGAAAATCTTGGAAATAAAAACAGCCAATAATCGCCAAAACCTTTTATTATTAATGCCAGAAACCCTACCCTCCTCTCGGATGCCAGTGACCGACGATTTAAACAAACTCTTGGCAATTCTACCCGCACGGATTCGCAGCAAAATCGAGGAACAGCCGCGGCAGCATCAACTGATCGAAGTGGTTATGGATTTGGGACGTATACCAGAAGCGCGTTTTCCCGATGGGGCGATCGATCTGGGGGACGAACCGATCTCAAAAGAAGAAATCCAGTATTCGATCGCCCGGGTGGGCAGTTTTAGCGGCGATAATCGCGCCGGGATTGAACGCACCCTGCACCGCATCAGTGCCATTCGCAATCGAGACGGGGAAATTATCGGTTTAACCTGTCGTATCGGTCGGGCTGTTTTCGGTACGATCACCCTGATTAACGACCTGGTGGAAACGGGTAAATCCCTGCTGCTGCTCGGTCGTCCGGGGGTAGGGAAAACCACGGCCCTGCGGGAAATAGCCCGAGTTTTAGCCGACGATCTCAATAAACGGGTAGTGATTATCGACACCTCCAACGAAATCGCCGGGGATGGAGATATTCCCCATCCGGCCATCGGTCGCGCTCGTCGGATGCAGGTGGCCCGTCCGGAATTGCAGCATCAGGTGATGATCGAAGCAGTGGAAAACCATATGCCAGAGGTGATCGTGATTGATGAGATCGGTACGGAATTAGAAGCTCTGGCCGCTCGCACGATCGCCGAACGCGGGGTGCAGTTAGTGGGAACCGCCCACGGCAATCAATTAGAAAATTTAATTAAAAACCCGACTTTATCGGATTTAGTCGGGGGAATTCAGGCAGTAACTCTTGGAGACGAAGAAGCGCGCCGCCGGGGTTCTCAGAAAACCGTTTTAGAACGCAAAGCACCGCCCACCTTTGACATTGCCATCGAAATGTTGGAACGTCAGCGCTGGGTCATCCACGAAGACGTATCCACCACTATCGACCAACTGCTGCGGGGACGGGAAGCAATTGCCCAAATCCGTTGGGTAGATGAGCAGGGAAAAGTACAAGTCACTCAGGAAGAACCAAAACCGGAAAACTTGACCCCTTTGCGTCGCAATTATCTGCCGGAAATGGATAAACCCAAGGGATGGCGCGCCGATGGCCGGATGACTCCCGTGGCCCGTTTCGGTGCGGGCCCCCTCAACCGGGAAAACGATTTCGATCGCCTCCTCGAACAATCTTGGCTGCAGGAAGAACCGGAAACGGAAAAAGTCCGCGTCCCCGGTCCTAATGGCGAAGATTGGCCGGTTTATGTCTATCCCTACGGAGTCAGTCGCGCCCCGATCGAACAGGTAGTACAGGCCCTAGATTTGCCGATCGTTTTGACCAAAGATTTACAGGGGGCCGACGCGGTGCTGGCCCTGCGTTCCCACGTTAAAAATCAGTCAAAATTGCGGCAAATTGCCAAAGTACGACAAATTCCTATCCACGGCATCAAATCCAATACCCTACCGCAAATTTCTCGCGGTTTAAAGCGGATTTTGGGCATTGATGACCCGATGAATCAGGAAGGTGCGGATCTGCGTTTATTTGCCCGCGGCGGTAGCGATGACGAGATCGAAGCTTTAGAGGAGGCCCGGTTAGCGGTGGAACAAATCGTTATTCCTACCGGCCAACCGGTGGAGTTGCTGCCGCGATCGGCGAAAGTGCGAAAAATGCAGCACGAATTAGTGGAACATTACCGTCTCCAATCCGATAGCTTCGGAGAGGAACCGAATCGCCGGATTCGCATCTATCCAGCTTAG
- a CDS encoding type II toxin-antitoxin system VapC family toxin, protein MMYLLDTDTLTDLHAGNTNIINRLESLQDEEVAITIVTKVEILRGRIDYLLKAFSGRDLLKAQELFSRSETLLNQLPVILIDPDAANQFDRLQGISKFRKIGRADLLIASIALADQATLVTRNLRHFRQIPHLFLENWVD, encoded by the coding sequence ATGATGTATCTTCTTGACACGGATACTTTAACTGATCTCCACGCTGGCAACACTAACATCATCAATCGCTTAGAAAGCTTACAAGATGAGGAAGTCGCCATTACGATTGTCACCAAGGTAGAAATTTTACGCGGGCGGATAGATTATCTGCTTAAGGCTTTTTCAGGCAGGGATTTATTGAAAGCACAAGAGCTTTTCTCTCGTTCAGAAACCTTATTAAATCAACTTCCTGTAATTTTAATTGACCCAGATGCAGCCAATCAATTTGACCGCTTACAAGGTATTTCTAAATTCCGCAAAATTGGCAGAGCAGATTTGTTAATTGCTAGTATCGCCTTAGCTGATCAAGCAACTCTAGTAACTAGAAATCTGCGACATTTTAGACAAATTCCGCATTTATTCTTAGAAAATTGGGTTGATTAA
- a CDS encoding transcriptional regulator has product MSQVVSTRLPDRTAERLKRFARRLGKTPSETSAILIEESLRESEFPYIEFRHSPLGRQPYLKNSSLALWEVIQIAQSYALDEEKTAAHFHRPLEWVRSALLYAEAYRSEVQTAIADAQTLNETTIKRLLPQLETITVSPDSPLTIRE; this is encoded by the coding sequence ATGTCCCAAGTTGTTAGTACCCGACTCCCCGACCGCACAGCAGAAAGACTGAAACGGTTTGCCCGTCGATTAGGAAAAACCCCTAGTGAAACCAGCGCGATTTTAATCGAGGAATCCCTCCGAGAAAGCGAGTTCCCCTATATTGAATTTCGCCATTCTCCTTTGGGGCGGCAACCCTACCTAAAAAACTCTAGTTTGGCTCTGTGGGAAGTAATTCAAATTGCTCAAAGCTACGCGCTAGATGAAGAAAAAACGGCGGCACATTTTCATCGACCCCTCGAATGGGTACGCTCCGCCCTGCTCTATGCCGAAGCCTATCGGTCAGAAGTGCAAACTGCGATCGCCGATGCTCAAACCCTCAATGAAACGACGATAAAACGACTCTTACCCCAATTGGAAACGATTACGGTTTCTCCTGATTCCCCGCTCACGATCAGGGAATAG
- a CDS encoding DUF5615 family PIN-like protein yields MLSFLLDEHISPTVAEQISRKRPEILIFPLITWQEGRYLGDSDEIILKAATVAQLTLVTYDQNSIPPLLCEWGEAQKSHSGVIFIDYQSIPPSNFGLLVRSLLALWELQGKRDWTNRLVYLKPKI; encoded by the coding sequence ATGCTATCTTTTTTATTAGATGAACATATTTCTCCGACGGTTGCCGAACAAATTAGTCGCAAACGTCCAGAAATCCTGATTTTTCCCTTAATCACCTGGCAAGAAGGTCGGTATTTGGGTGATTCGGATGAAATCATCTTAAAAGCGGCAACGGTCGCCCAGTTAACTCTAGTAACATACGACCAGAACAGTATTCCCCCGCTTTTGTGCGAATGGGGAGAAGCTCAGAAAAGTCATAGTGGCGTTATTTTTATCGATTATCAGTCCATTCCCCCTAGCAATTTTGGTCTTTTGGTTCGTTCGCTTTTAGCCTTATGGGAGCTGCAAGGCAAGCGGGATTGGACAAACCGACTTGTTTATTTGAAGCCAAAAATTTGA